The Aedes aegypti strain LVP_AGWG chromosome 3, AaegL5.0 Primary Assembly, whole genome shotgun sequence genome contains a region encoding:
- the LOC5567373 gene encoding vitellogenin-3, with translation MEATWWIVLVTFTSVSIRPSNGFDLFPPKNELIYRLEADVTLVPDLHSQSNYVWTMIGRLHVQRYDPINLAVKISLDDDYFPNQSNVSALLEPFRVALANDSSVLSVLFKENEPIWSGNIKRAVASLLQAYGDSPGAYVVDEQGIFGSCPTEYFVVNKSNVFEISKTYDMGSCNIYPGAIYLTRSNIPLNICTANKQNQAITSRIANYKLKKVEPYRYMLLEMDGTMRTNVRTFESYYPQFLYTKIQLKYEAHSVIEEQEQVFNIAQGMSLLFSPMLFVSPDEEATGGRSPKSKESLVKKTADLLNTLADNLESVDSKLIEPYDETVSEIIRLMGTMDLETLKLLFEEIDLGTSYRQETARNILLEIIPRTGTSPTILLTRDLIINQQVNPATAVQLLISLPFYMSEPSYEVVKECEVFLSFGTDRPDIKHAAVLSYATMIYNTFIAGKMTADNFEKYVKIYFDMFLNSFEYEQQMLYLEALGNLQLENVAEYLDPIIKADYPQNTDIRFLAMWATMPTAHLRPNQVYETYWPIFHSKSSPLQLRVAAFTMLLISNPTPGRLLGLYSVIKTENDPHMINFYRTTVLSISETTYPCYQHLKQLLAYMTRQLPKAPPSKYWVTGNYLFDYRDRKFHIGSMLQALLIGSHRTDLPMMAYIKFDTEALGRFTGQLGLYIKARGLTDAVIHRLTKLNSGYLKLDRLTNILKSMKMPTSNPTPLHFEFIVQFEGKAVLSYHLNQTTFHNLTDGDLINRINFLLRDSHINMQIVRRPFMIKYALPTLIGTPADILIENTVLATIRGNTTQQMMMDKVARSNQVDLRYSSYAVVKIRSYNPIEDIEYSTIREQGFLVYIPINNEIVWDIASKSISYAFYRPDGLTSGISLKSRTRNIPSDSLVQRDRLEPKEEEIAGFGYAFEDLGIQFMARAHEDYTKDNVMFMLETDVLDNAKVLSGAPFSLVNHVLRVINLIQLNTIHIGRDKHLTLLVSNKQKTRLQGTLKWDEENYSKQPNVPENEVFRVNLILAHTIPKPEGEGSRDEVKVLHKWELTSQYTDYKSNNAAKFFFSLTRQEWNSSNWKLCLMADYEPLVFLKRPFSLIGHVAFNETRTPKRCPDLPRITFNISYHLPKYVQDVYNIMDTGDVNCPKEILRLTPPPFSGNCSAETFAPLTTVSGLDASFKFEKLPSWIVELLHRLDHLASAVVPRRVQTLNITDHLNVNVKTTRFSSDTDITINGGTIWIPTRYNYNEKLHHPRKSSIDYGFTSMCSLVNNKLTTFHDRIVQLTPELKQDYRLNDTFLLAADCSDAPKIAVFMLDNGKGIQIYTGGNYIVYETTGQQESEPILNINDEQLINLKNVIYQFPPDEEIYDFRVYLNDEDILVVENKLNGAVVQYNRKSIASILLPTVHKGRMCGLCSSRVQ, from the exons ATATCCCTAGACGACGattatttcccgaatcagagcAATGTGAGCGCCCTGCTGGAACCGTTCCGGGTAGCCCTggccaatgacagttccgtgtTGAGTGTCTTATTCAAAGAAAACGAACCCATCTGGTCCGGAAACATTAAGCGGGCGGTGGCGTCGCTTCTGCAGGCCTACGGCGATAGTCCAGGAGCTTACGTGGTAGACGAACAGGGCATCTTCGGAAGCTGCCCGACGGAGTACTTTGTGGTGAACAAGTCCAATGTGTTTGAAATCTCCAAAACCTACGATATGGGCAGCTGCAATATCTATCCGGGTGCGATCTATTTGACGAGGAGTAACATCCCGTTGAACATTTGCACCGCCAACAAGCAGAACCAGGCAATCACTTCCAGGATAGCGAACTACAAGCTGAAGAAAGTGGAACCGTATCGTTACATGCTGTTGGAAATGGACGGGACAATGCGGACTAACGTGCGGACGTTTGAGTCTTACTATCCCCAGTTCTTGTACACAAAGATTCAACTCAAGTATGAAGCACACAGTGTCATTGAAGAACAGGAACAAGTGTTCAACATCGCTCAAGGAATGTCGCTTCTGTTCAGTCCCATGCTGTTTGTAAGCCCGGATGAAGAGGCTACTGGAGGAAGAAGCCCCAAATCGAAGGAAAGCTTGGTGAAGAAGACGGCTGACTTGTTGAATACCTTGGCCGATAATTTGGAATCGGTAGATTCCAAATTGATAGAACCATACGATGAGACTGTTTCGGAAATCATACGATTAATGGGGACGATGGATCTGGAAACGTTGAAATTGTTGTTCGAAGAGATTGATTTGGGAACCTCATATCGACAAGAAACAGCCAGGAATATTTTGCTGGAAATTATTCCTAGAACGGGAACCTCTCCAACTATATTGTTAACGCGAGATTTGATCATAAACCAGCAAGTCAACCCAGCGACCGCTGTGCAACTATTGATCTCTTTACCGTTCTACATGTCCGAACCGTCGTACGAGGTGGTCAAAGAGTGTGAGGTTTTCTTGAGTTTTGGTACTGATCGTCCAGATATCAAGCATGCGGCAGTTCTGAGCTACGCCACAATGATCTACAACACGTTTATTGCTGGTAAAATGACTGCCGACAATTTCGAGAAGTACGTCAAGATCTACTTCGATATGTTTTTGA ATAGTTTCGAATACGAACAGCAAATGCTCTACTTGGAGGCGCTGGGAAATCTACAGCTAGAGAACGTAGCCGAATACTTGGATCCGATCATCAAGGCAGACTATCCGCAGAACACCGACATTCGCTTCTTGGCCATGTGGGCAACAATGCCAACGGCTCATCTGCGGCCGAACCAGGTTTATGAAACGTATTGGCCCATCTTCCACTCGAAATCGAGCCCCCTACAGTTGCGAGTAGCTGCCTTTACGATGCTACTGATATCCAACCCGACTCCTGGCCGGCTGCTGGGCTTGTACAGCGTGATCAAGACCGAAAACGATCCACACATGATCAACTTCTACCGAACGACGGTGCTCAGCATTTCGGAAACGACTTATCCTTGCTATCAGCATTT GAAACAACTCCTTGCCTACATGACCCGACAGCTTCCCAAGGCACCACCGTCCAAATACTGGGTAACGGGAAACTATCTGTTCGATTATAGGGATCGCAAGTTCCACATTGGATCGATGCTGCAGGCCCTACTGATCGGAAGTCATAGGACCGATCTGCCCATGATGGCTTATATCAAATTTGACACCGAAGCTCTGGGTCGATTCACTGGACAACTGGGG CTCTACATCAAAGCACGTGGTCTAACGGATGCCGTCATTCATCGGTTAACCAAGCTCAACTCTGGCTATCTGAAGCTCGATCGGTTAACCAAcattttgaaatcgatgaaaatgcCCACCTCGAACCCAACGCCGCTTCACTTTGAGTTCATCGTCCAGTTTGAGGGAAAAGCCGTCCTGTCGTACCATCTCAACCAAACTACTTTCCATAATCTGACGGACGGAGATC TAATCAACCGGATCAATTTCCTGCTGAGGGACAGCCACATCAACATGCAAATCGTTCGACGCCCGTTCATGATCAAATATGCCTTGCCGACGCTCATCGGAACCCCAGCGGACATTCTGATTGAGAATACCGTCCTGGCGACCATCCGAGGAAACACCACTCAACAGATGATGATGGACAAGGTGGCTCGCAGTAACCAGGTAGATCTGCGATATTCGTCCTACGCCGTCGTCAAAATCAGAAGCTACAACCCGATCGAGGACATCGAATATTCAACCATTCGCGAGCAAGGCTTCCTAGTGTATATCCCCATCAATAACGAAATCGTGTGGGATATTGCTAGTAAGTCCATTAGCTATGCGTTCTATCGCCCAGATGGATTGACCAGTGGAATATCGCTAAAGAGTAGAACGAGAAACATCCCTTCGGACTCTCTGGTGCAAAGGGATAGACTTGAACCGAAGGAAGAGGAAATAGCTGGCTTTGGTTACGCATTTGAAGACTTGGGTATTCAGTTCATGGCCAGAGCTCACGAGGATTACACCAAAGACAACGTAATGTTTATGTTGGAAACGGATGTCCTGGATAACGCCAAGGTCCTATCCGGTGCACCGTTTTCCTTGGTCAACCACGTTCTAAGGGTCATCAACCTGATTCAACTGAATACGATCCACATCGGGCGCGATAAGCATTTGACTCTGCTCGTGTCCAACAAACAGAAAACTCGTCTTCAAGGAACTCTCAAGTGGGACGAAGAAAATTACTCAAAGCAACCGAACGTACCGGAGAACGAAGTGTTCCGCGTTAATCTGATTCTGGCGCACACCATCCCGAAACCGGAAGGCGAAGGCAGCCGCGACGAAGTCAAAGTTCTGCACAAGTGGGAGCTCACGTCGCAATACACCGACTACAAGAGCAACAATGCGGCCAAGTTCTTCTTTTCGCTAACCCGTCAGGAGTGGAACAGTTCCAACTGGAAG CTATGCTTGATGGCGGATTACGAGCCGTTGGTCTTCCTGAAGCGGCCCTTCAGCCTGATCGGCCACGTGGCCTTCAACGAAACTCGAACCCCGAAACGGTGCCCGGACTTGCCGCGGATAACGTTCAACATCTCGTACCATCTGCCGAAGTACGTGCAAGACGTGTACAACATAATGGACACCGGGGATGTGAACTGCCCGAAGGAGATTCTCCGACTGACCCCACCACCCTTCTCCGGAAATTGTAGCGCCGAGACGTTTGCTCCGCTGACAACGGTTTCCGGTTTGGATGCgagtttcaaatttgaaaag CTCCCATCGTGGATCGTGGAGTTGCTGCATCGGTTGGACCACCTGGCCTCGGCAGTAGTGCCACGGCGCGTCCAAACGCTGAACATCACCGACCATCTGAATGTGAACGTTAAAACTACTCGGTTCAGCAGTGATACCGACATTACCATCAATGGGGGCACCATCTGGATTCCGACACGGTACAACTACAACGAGAAGCTGCACCATCCCAGGAAGAGCAGTATCGATTATGGTTTTACAA GCATGTGCAGCCTCGTGAACAACAAGCTGACCACCTTCCACGACCGGATAGTCCAGCTGACGCCGGAACTCAAGCAGGACTACCGCCTAAACGACACCTTCCTGCTGGCGGCCGATTGTTCCGACGCGCCGAAAATCGCCGTCTTCATGCTGGACAACGGCAAGGGCATCCAGATCTACACCGGAGGCAACTACATCGTGTACGAGACGACGGGCCAGCAGGAGTCGGAACCGATCCTGAACATCAACGACGAGCAGCTGATCAACCTGAAGAACGTGATCTACCAGTTCCCACCGGACGAGGAAATCTACGACTTCCGGGTGTACCTAAACGACGAGGATATACTGGTGGTGGAGAACAAGCTGAACGGAGCGGTGGTGCAGTACAACCGGAAGTCGATCGCCAGCATTTTGCTGCCGACGGTTCACAAGGGCCGGATGTGCGGACTTTGTAGCAGTCGAGTCCAATGA
- the LOC5567374 gene encoding arginine kinase → MTSLEQKREAFRKYLESAGAIDCLSKALIKLYQEQEKPDDACKFIRQIMCETCPTDEEVATMIVDLENAKQEICCLKREIISYKGELRRSDSEVALALEEGFAKLQEDEECSSLLKKHLTQEVFDELKQKKTTLKSTLLDCIQSGLENHDSGVGIYASDAECYELFAPLFNPIIEAYHGINLEEAPHPSSDWGDASTFENLDPENEFIISTRVRCGRSIEGFPFNPRLKMAMYEEIMERIKTVLTGLEEDDLKGEFHPLETMSDELKQQLIDDHYLFKEGDRFLQSGNACRFWPIGRAIYYNEAMSFVVWVNEEDHLRIISMEKGGDLGAIYQRLVHAVEAIGKDVAFSRHDRFGFLTFCPSNLGTTIRASVHIKLPNLGSNRAKLEEEAAKFNLQVRGTRGEHTDSEGGVFDISNKRRLGLTEFDAVSEMYNGIKQLIDLEKSTEPGEAPPADDSAPAEDDSAEQPAE, encoded by the exons ATGACTTCG CTGGAGCAAAAGCGTGAAGCCTTCCGAAAGTACCTGGAATCAGCAGGGGCCATCGATTGTCTCTCGAAGGCCCTCATCAAACTGTACCAAGAGCAGGAAAAGCCAGACGATGCGTGCAAATTCATCCGGCAGATCATGTGCGAGACTTGTCCTACGGACGAGGAAGTGGCCACCATGATAGTGGACCTGGAAAACGCCAAGCAGGAAATTTGCTGTCTCAAACGGGAAATCATTTCCTACAAAGGGGAACTCCGGCGGTCGGACAGCGAAGTGGCCTTGGCCCTCGAGGAAGGTTTCGCGAAGCTCCAAGAGGACGAAGAATGCTCGTCTCTGCTTAAGAAGCACCTCACCCAGGAAGTGTTCGATGAGCTGAAACAGAAGAAAACGACACTCAAATCGACCCTGCTGGATTGCATCCAATCCGGGCTGGAGAACCACGATTCCGGAGTTGGGATCTACGCTTCCGATGCCGAGTGCTACGAACTGTTTGCTCCGCTGTTCAACCCCATAATTGAGGCATATCACGGAATCAACCTGGAGGAAGCGCCGCATCCGTCTTCCGACTGGGGAGATGCCAGTACCTTCGAAAACCTGGATCCGGAGAACGAGTTCATCATATCCACGCGGGTTCGTTGTGGCCGATCCATTGAAGGCTTCCCCTTTAATCCACGCCTTAAGATGGCCATGTACGAGGAGATTATGGAACGTATTAAAACCGTACTGACGGGACTGGAAGAAGACGACCTTAAAGGCGAATTTCACCCGCTGGAAACCATGTCGGATGAGCTGAAGCAACAGCTGATCGACGATCACTACCTGTTCAAGGAGGGCGATCGGTTCCTGCAGTCGGGCAATGCGTGCCGGTTTTGGCCGATTGGAAGGGCCATCTACTACAACGAAGCGATGAGCTTTGTCGTGTGGGTGAACGAGGAGGACCACTTGCGGATCATTTCCATGGAGAAGGGTGGCGATTTAG GTGCCATCTATCAACGCTTGGTCCATGCGGTGGAAGCCATCGGCAAAGACGTGGCATTTTCGCGCCATGACCGCTTTGGCTTTCTGACCTTCTGTCCTTCCAATCTGGGCACAACAATCCGAGCATCAGTTCACATTAAGCTACCCAACCTCGGCTCTAATCGAGCCAAACTGGAGGAAGAAGCCGCGAAGTTCAACCTGCAGGTACGTGGAACCCGTGGAGAACATACCGACTCGGAGGGGGGCGTCTTTGACATATCCAACAAACGACGACTAGGCCTAACAGAGTTCGATGCAGTCAGCGAGATGTACAACGGTATCAAACAGCTGATTGATTTGGAAAAATCTACCGAACCTGGTGAAGCCCCACCAGCTGATGATTCAGCACCCGCAGAAGACGACTCCGCAGAACAACCCGCGGAGTGA